The genomic stretch TCTTTCGTAGACTACTCTATAGAGGAGATTGCCATTTTACTCCAATTGtaatggccatcattttcccttcatcaccAACAGATTTGGCTCGAACACCTGCTACCTTGAATCTTCTTAGGAGGCATGGTAGATAATCAACTATTAATTTCGGTGTTcatgagttcagctctcaatgaaagcaccaaactgttaaccagAAATTTGGTCAATGACCCTGAGTCAAGATTACGATATAAACTATGAGAACTAAATTAAAGAAATATACAACCCCaaaaaattatagtggttcggccccaaattggtaataacctacgtcttCTTTGTACTTTTATTAATGTAGAAGTCCCAAAACCCCCAATCAAATGAACTGGATGAACTAAGTTTCGCGAGTTTGAGAAAGATTATAAGAACATGTATAAAAGCACTTAGATTTATGAATTCTTCAATAGTTAAAGAATTACAACATCCATCATAATGATTCGCTAAGCCcactatttataggcttaggaattTACATAATTTGGTCGTGGGCCTTACATGACTTGCGCAACAAGCTATAATAATATAATACGTAAGTAATACATTTTACATTTGAAATAAGAAATATCTAATAAATATCTCTACATTAACTAACATTGAGCATTCTTTTTGCAACATCCGACCAGCCCTAGTTGAGTATACATCGATAAGCCTAGTAGCATTTTTCCAACGGTATTAGACCAGCCCTGGTCAATCGACCAGCCTGGTATTCTTCTCGCAACATTAGACCAGCCTTAGTCGAGTAAAAGATCGACCAGCCTTGTAGCATTTTTCCCGCAACATTAGACCAACCCTGGTCAAGAAAAGATCGACCAGCCTGGTCAACAGTGTGTACTAGACTGTTGAGTGGAGCTTTCACTAAGTCTTGACCTGTTGTATGATGAATCTTCCTGTGATTTTTAGCTACCACGTGTACAGAATTCATGCCACTTCATCACGCTAgtttttatgtaaaaaaaaagtaTTCAATATTATCACATTAGAAATTTtcgttttaaatattttattatagaTACAGTTTGTGagtaaaatttaaatatatataaaggaTGTATTGTTGACCCAaattttcgtcaactaaaaaatggaagaaaagctTGCAGAAAATAATAAAATAGCCATCAGTCTTTTTTACATGGTTCGACTGTTAACGATGCCTATTTCACGATCACTTGTATTGAAGGACGCTTGCCGAAATCACAAGCCTTTTAGGGTTTTATCGTTTGGATAGAAGAAAGTTTTGCTCCAAGGTAAAATGGCATTCTAAAATGAAGGTTTTTCGTATCCATACAAATGACCCATCcatgccctatttataggtggcatGATAGAATTAATACATAGTAATTATGACGAAACATTTACATTAAATTCTCAATTAAGTTGGGGTTATGCGTTATGCATAAGACAACTGACACAGTTTGAGGAGCGATTAGGTTGATTGGGCGGCAATAAATTCTGGAATGTTTTCATTGATAAGACCTGGTCCCCAAAATCCTAATAAAAAGGTGTCGGGGACCACCCAAAGAGTGAGGTCCACGCTGGGCGTATCTCTTGTGATCCTCAGGTTTTTCGAAAAATCTGCTAATCCGTCTCTCAAATGGGCTTATCAGGATCTCCGAGAAACATATTAGTGAATTTTCTGGAAGACCCAGGACCACAAAAGATACGCCCAACATGGACCTCACTCTCCAGGTGGTCCCCGGCACCTTTTAGTTATTAGGATTTGGGGAACCACGTCTTATCAATGAAAACGTTCTAGAGAATTTATTGTCTCCCAGTCAACCTCACCACTCATCACGTGTCAAGTGTCTTATGCATAATGCATAACCCCAAATTAATTGGGAAATTAATGTAATTGTTTCATCTTAATTACTTTGTCTTAGTTCCCTCatgccacctataaatagggcatgaaatagtcatttgtaaggattcgaaaaaccctaatttttgtCTCCCACATTACCTTGGAGAAAGACTATCCTGTACTCAAGCAGTGAAACCCTAAAAGGCTTGTGATTTTGTCAAGCCTCCTCAACACAAGTGACTCATGGATTAGGTCTCGTTAACGGCCTAACCacgtaaaaaatatttttgactcTTCTATTGTTTTCTGCAAGATTATCTTCCATTTTTGTAGTTGATGAAATTTTTgttaacattttggtgcttttcaTTAAGAGTTGTAGAAAGCTGAAGAAATCTCGACCATGGTGGATACCAGAAACCAGTCTTGAGTACAGCACGACTTGCCTCTGCGGGAGGAGAGACCCAATGACCTCCCTCCCGTTGCGGATCCCTTGGTGGAGGAGGGGAACGAACAACCATAAGATGAAGAATATTATCATGACAATGAGTATGACGCCTACGAGCCAGATTATGGCTTTGAAGCCGATGAAGACTACTTTTCGAAGGACGACATCTCTAGCACTGCTCATCCCCAACAATCTGAAATACTCTAAATTTGGACTTCCACTTTACCTTGAAGCAAGATTATCCTCTACCCAAATGGTGAAAACCCTAAAAGGCTTGTGATTCCGGCAAGCTTCCTTCAATATAAGCGACTCATGGACTATGTCTCGTTAAcgactgaaccacgtaaaaaagatcGCGACTCTTTTATTGTTTTTTGCAAgcttttcttccatttttgtagAAATTTGGGTCAACATGTACTATTTTGAtactttattatatattaattttgaaaGAACTTAATATAATCtgttgtttaattaatattattttgttatattgtatgttaaaaattaatttaaagtaCATATATTTCTACTGATTTTGGtaaatctttattttgaaaaaaataaaatttataaatatatattttttttaaaatatctgATGATAATGTATAATTATCAATTGATTTAttgtataaaaaaattaattaaaaacaaggTAACAAATTGGTTTCAAAACAAATAATATAGAGTACTAAAATAGTATATTTCAAAATATGGTCCAaactattaaaattatatatcttccagaaagagaagagagagctATTATGATGGATACCTCATCTTTTTTTGGGTGACCTTGGTCGCACGCCACAGTGTCATATTATCTCTTATACAAAGAAAAGGGCttagacaatataatttttttttttattaattctaaCTTTGAAAATATATCATAGCTGTTGAATATATCCGACTATCCGATATAGATTTTTAGGACtctacttttgtattttttttatataaaactcactctattctaaaagaaaaaatacataaaacGATAGTTATGGGGACATGCAGTAGGGTATCGAATTAAATAACCAGTAAGTGTAGAAACATTTCATCAAAGACCACTGTTGACAGGTATATTTTCCGAGAAGATAATAATGAAATATCTACAATTACCGAATAACTAAACTATATATGATCAAACTATCACATTACAAGTTAAATTTGTCAAGTAATATCTTTGAGGACGGACTAACTAATCTCACACTggatcaatatataaatatatgcataCTTTTAAATTTGACTTTTCACAAATGAACAAAAATACTGATATTAGGTTACCATTCcgtatattttatttatatatgcgGCTATATAATATGTGGAAGACAGCAAAAGCACAAGTGGGTCTACTAATTTGAGTGGAGTGCTAAATTGTATCAGTTGAATGTACCAATTACCACACCAACCTCTAATATTCTTCATGGGATATCGATTGGAATTCTTCTTTTTTGCATGTGCTTCAACCACTTTCTCGTCAGTGGAAATACCTTTCGACCCCAAACCCATCCCTATAAATACTCACCCACTCTTGTGCTTTCTTATTCATTTCTTGTGCTTTTCTCCAAAACATATCCAATATGGCTAAACACAATAAGCTTCTCAGTTGcgctttcattttttttctaagtataggCCTTTGCTCTGCAACTAGGGCTCTTCTCACTTATGACACAGGCCATGGTGGTGAGATATATGGAGATGTCGCAGTTGGAGGTTATGGGGGTGGTGCTGGAGGGGGTTCAGGCGGTGGTGGTGGATATGCTGGTGTAGGAGAACATGGTTCCGCTGGTTATGGCAGCGGTGCTGGTGGTGGAGAAGGTGGTGGTGCTGGATATGGAGGTGAAGGTGGTCATGGAGCTGGTGGAGGCGGTGGAAGCGGTGGTGGTGGCGGTGCAGCGCATGGTGGTGCCGCTGGATATGGAAGTGGTGGAGGTCAAGGCAGTGGTGCAgggtatggtggtggtggtggtgcagAGCATGGAGCTGCTGGTTAtggtggaggtggaggtggaggtggtggtagtggtggtggtggtggcggtggcgTTGGATATGGTGATGACCACGGGGCTGGTTATGGAGGTGGTGCAGGAAGTGGTTCAGGTGGTGGTTATGGAGctggtggtgcaggtggtggaGGAGGCCATGGTGGCGGAGGCGGTGGTGGAGGAGGCTCTGGTGCTGGAGCTGGAGGAGCTCATGGAGGTGGATATGGTACTGGTGCAGGAGAAGGTGGAGGTTATGGTGGAGGAGCTGGAGCTGCaggtggtggaggtggtggaggccgCGGTGGTGGTGGCGGAGGTGGAGGAGGAGCTGGTGCTGGAGGTGCTCATGGAGGAGGATATGGTACTGGAGGAGGAGAGGGTGGTGGTTCTGGTGGTGGATACGGTGGTGTTGGAGGCGGTGGTGGTGGCGGCTCtggtggtggtggcggcggcGGATATGCTGCTGGAGGTGCACATGCAGGTGGCTATGGAGGTGGTAGCGGTGCAGGAGAGGGTGGCGGCCATGGTGGCTATGCTCCATGAAATTAGAATTTACGTATTTTATCGTTCGAAAAAGAGCTTATTCTTACTCATTAAAACTATGAAAAATAATAGCATGGGTAAGAGaccttttatatttatataagtatCACGAATGCCAATTGTATGCTCtttaaaagttgtattttcttaaTGATATATTAATTATGCATTGTCCTGCATTATAAGTTTAAATTAGGTTCTGAAGTTGATCATGACTTAAATTTATATATTCActgctgcaaaaaaaaaaaaacaaaaacaaaaaaaaattatatattcacTATAAAATAGGTCTTGAAttgataataaatatatataatttaatttttgtttcatAATCTTTGGAAGAAATACATATGACTTCTGCATGTATTATGCATGGTAATGTACTACACATAAACGTAAGTATATTTGTTAATCCATATATAAACGAATTCCTAGCGTCCATATTTCCATCTCAATATAAACCACTAAACCTCGTAAAtgttttttaaagttattttacaCTCTAacctaattttaataattatttgtaaaataatctCGTGTAATTTAGAtagctagtcgaaaatttagacagatTATCGAAAAATTCAATCAGTCAGTTAAAATTTTTAGACAGCTGATCAAAATATTTAGACAACTAGTTGAATTTTAGACAAATATCAATTTGCAAATAATTATCAAAAGCAGGCCAAAATATAAAATCGCTTCAAAAATTTCACCAATTTCTTtaaatttatatatgtttataaactATCTTATACTTTCAACCCTTTAATATTGAGAGTGGAAAATATAAGAAATTtacattaaaaaaatcattttatttaCACACATATCtctatatataataagtgtgtagataacggaaattcttgattttaacagtttttattttttaaaagttaactttaacggaatattcttatatttaacagaatattcttatatttaacggtagtttgtaaacacttaaacttaaataaaataaataaataattaaaaaattaaagatattttacaatgataaatatttaaaaataataaataattaaacaaattaaaatatgatatttttgagatattttataatgataattatttaaaaatagtaaaatcatatgttttatcatttcaataaaatttaatcaaacttaaattcacttattataataatattatattaaacatataatataatctactgtgaattagcaacaattttttaaaaaaaaaaaatctagcaaaaccttaaatttaaaattcacgtataatatttaataattacattaaatatataatccaTTGTTGTCACTTCCATATACTTaaacaaaaactagaacaaactagaacaaacataaacttaaacaaaaataaataaattatttaattaaaataacatatttatttcaaatttatatgacattaatataaatttgataaaaataattaataaattctataaataaaagtaAACAAACGTGTATATTGCacattgtttgtatctagtatatatatatgtatatatatatatatatataaaatctcCGACAACTTACGGACAAATatctattatataaaaaaaataatgggtAGATATGGGAAAtattctttgttttttttctaactttaatagaatagttaatggaatatacatttaaaagttattaaaaatagatatttaataattatattaatataaattcaaatattatataatatcattattataaaaatatttaataattaatatataatacataatcttaattttcattaaaaattactatttatatttataaagaaaatatttattatcTGTTAATGTAatttaactaaatatatatatatccatattaaataacaataaatattataactATATTAAGTATAGATATTGTGTATACAAATAATATGACTGTGTAACTACATacgaaattaaaataatatttatcttctatcaatatTAACAAGATTTTTCTCTAATTATAAATATATGATTTGAattatataatgatattttataaattaaatagtgtagtttataatctaaaattttatcatatattttttaaattaaaaaaaaaccataaacaatgtttagatttaatttttctttaaatatgtttgtatcattattttatatataatattgtttatttatctaaaatttatataacaatcataaaaacttcataaatatatttaataattcttttaaaaataaaactaaacaaatacaCATTACTTActcctagtatatatatatttatatcttaccTATTATATAAATGGCTATCTAACGGTATTTTGTATTTAATAGAATTTAGTATGTTTTAACAGAATTTGGTATGTTTTAACAGTTAGTTATTAACATTTTAACAGAATCTGTAATTCAGTTAAACAATGCAACAGTTGAGAAATATACACCATTGTCATAGGACACAACCATTAGCATTTGCAGACACAATAAAAATTATTTCATCTATTTATGAATCCTAAATTAACACAATCGTAAATTTGAAATATGAATTCTTACAATCTGCTATTAAACTTGTAAAGAAGGTAAAAAAaagatttacataaaaataaaaattcattatctTAGAAGTTTACCATTCATGTTCAACAATTAAGAAGACTAAACACTCATCTATGTTTCAAGAACAAAATCTGTCAGACGTTAAATTTGTAAAATCTGATCtttggtttaattttttggtGTAGATTTACAGCGAAGGAAAAAACGATAAAGAAAAAAATGTTTTGAGGCTTGTACTTTTAAGATGAAACACATAGTGGGATTTAGAGGGTGATGTTGTGCTCGAATAGCCATTTCATCGCCAAGGAATCAAAATTGTTGCTTTGGTTCCTTCATATTCATATGCAAAGAAGCATTCTTTGATACAAacatttgctttttttttttccattgtaACTTTAGAAAGCAATTTTAAGAGTATAATGTGCATTGCACGTATTTTATacgtagtatatatatataaatataaatgtacGTCCTTAAAAAATTGATATGGCATTATAATATATCTCCAAACCACTttaatttctctatttttttcatttttctatatgaatataactaattaaataaatattttatatataactaattttctaataattatatatGTTAATACAACCACAAATTAGTGATGATCATCATATTGGTGCCAAACTAAGGTTTTAAAATGCTTTAGATTTGAGCAATAATGGAATACCAAACCCCACTAAACAAAATTTTAgagaataataatataaattgttTTTTGGTGGACATTACACGATTGTCACATAAAATGgattaaatatttatgtatttatttcatttatatacatattattataaaGAAAAACGTCATACTAGCCAATGCTCAACTCATTTTTCAAATGCAACTACAATAAGAATATACATTAATTAATTAGGAATCATTAATTATACGGCATAAAGAAATTGGATATACAATTAAGCCACTATGTTTGTATTCGTATATATACAAAGCAATTGTAAAGATAAAAATGATGACTATATTTTAGATCCAGTTGAATTTTTGCATATAGTTTGAAATTTAATGGCATCTCTAATCGTGACATGTGACTTAAAGAAGGTACTCCCATCATGCTGCTTAGAAATCTAAATCAAATAGAAGGTCAACGGTACAAGATTAATTGTCAATTGTCTTGGTAAATGGTTCATTGAGGAGACAATATTTCTGGAACAAATTTTGGCTAAAATTTTACAATTTTAAGAATTATCATGTCTCACAATAAATCTCTATAACAAAATAGGcattttgtgtcagtcaaacacGACGGTCAATGTTGTCAACTGAGATTTATCAATCGAGTCACTTTATAACTGACACTAATGAAATGGTATTTGCGTCGGTTACAATACTGGCGTTGCTAAGTAGCAGTGTTTGCGTCACTAG from Humulus lupulus chromosome 5, drHumLupu1.1, whole genome shotgun sequence encodes the following:
- the LOC133777871 gene encoding glycine-rich cell wall structural protein 1.8-like, coding for MAKHNKLLSCAFIFFLSIGLCSATRALLTYDTGHGGEIYGDVAVGGYGGGAGGGSGGGGGYAGVGEHGSAGYGSGAGGGEGGGAGYGGEGGHGAGGGGGSGGGGGAAHGGAAGYGSGGGQGSGAGYGGGGGAEHGAAGYGGGGGGGGGSGGGGGGGVGYGDDHGAGYGGGAGSGSGGGYGAGGAGGGGGHGGGGGGGGGSGAGAGGAHGGGYGTGAGEGGGYGGGAGAAGGGGGGGRGGGGGGGGGAGAGGAHGGGYGTGGGEGGGSGGGYGGVGGGGGGGSGGGGGGGYAAGGAHAGGYGGGSGAGEGGGHGGYAP